The Lactuca sativa cultivar Salinas chromosome 2, Lsat_Salinas_v11, whole genome shotgun sequence genome includes a window with the following:
- the LOC111893313 gene encoding UDP-D-apiose/UDP-D-xylose synthase 2, with product MTLAFFAAEGAENGLEFTIVRPFNWMGPRMDFIPGIDGPSEGVPRVLACFSNNLLRREPLKLVDGGESQRTFVYIKDAIEAVLLMIENPARANGHIFNVGNPNNEVTVRQLAEMMTKVSEKGILGK from the exons ATGACTTTGGCTTTCTTTGCAGCTGAGGGTGCTGAAAATGGCCTTGAATTCACCATTGTTAGACCTTTCAACTGGATGGGCCCTAGGATGGATTTCATTCCAGGGATTGATGGTCCCAGTGAAGGTGTTCCCAGGGTTCTTGCTTGCTTTAGCAAT AATCTTCTCAGACGTGAGCCTTTGAAGCTAGTTGATGGTGGTGAATCTCAAAGGACCTTTGTCTATATCAAGGATGCCATTGAAGCTGTTCTTTTGATGATT GAGAATCCTGCTAGAGCTAATGGTCATATCTTCAATGTTGGAAACCCCAATAATGAAGTTACAGTGAGGCAGCTAGCTGAAATGATGACCAAGGTTAgtgaaaagggtattttgggaaagtaA